The bacterium genome contains a region encoding:
- the ftsE gene encoding Cell division ATP-binding protein FtsE: MITFRDATLRYPHTGVMALQGVNLHIEAGEFVCLVGSTSSGKSSLLKAIYLEERLTDGTITILNEDWTRAPARKVPLLRRQIGVVFQDFQLLQHKTVEENVAFSLQVIGASRATIESRVPQALHLVGLASRAKNFPEQLSGGEQQRVAIARAIINRPALLLCDEPTGNLDWATSRAIVDLLREINRLGTTILMATHDMHVVEHLRTRVIHMDQGRLIADRQGAPRHADDLELLLD, encoded by the coding sequence ATGATTACGTTTCGCGACGCGACATTGCGCTACCCCCACACCGGGGTCATGGCCCTGCAGGGTGTCAACCTCCACATCGAGGCGGGCGAGTTCGTCTGCCTGGTGGGGAGCACGTCGTCGGGCAAATCCTCCCTGCTCAAAGCGATTTACCTCGAAGAGCGCCTTACCGATGGCACCATCACCATCCTCAACGAAGACTGGACCCGGGCACCTGCCCGCAAAGTCCCCCTGTTGCGACGACAAATTGGCGTGGTCTTCCAGGACTTCCAGCTGCTGCAGCACAAAACGGTGGAAGAGAATGTCGCCTTCAGCCTGCAGGTGATCGGCGCTTCCCGGGCCACCATCGAGTCCCGGGTGCCTCAGGCGCTCCATCTGGTGGGGCTCGCGAGTCGCGCAAAGAACTTTCCGGAGCAGCTCTCCGGCGGCGAGCAACAGCGGGTCGCCATCGCCAGGGCGATCATTAATCGTCCTGCCCTCCTCCTCTGCGACGAGCCGACCGGCAACCTCGACTGGGCCACCAGTCGCGCCATTGTTGACCTCCTGCGGGAGATCAATCGCCTCGGCACCACCATCCTGATGGCCACGCACGACATGCATGTGGTGGAGCATCTCCGGACCCGGGTGATCCACATGGATCAGGGCCGGCTCATCGCTGACCGACAAGGAGCCCCGCGTCATGCCGACGACCTGGAACTTCTTCTGGACTGA
- the clpQ gene encoding ATP-dependent protease subunit ClpQ — translation MPALHATTVLGVRRDGMVALGADGQITFGDMILKPNAKKLRRLQQGQVLAGFAGAVADAFTLFDLFEDRLSAHHGDLRQAAVALAQDWRRDRILRRLEAMLIVANLEHLILINGTGEVIEPTDGIAAIGSGSGYALAAARSLARHSDLSAEAIVRAAMGIAGELCIYTNQELRLELLGGGE, via the coding sequence ATGCCAGCGCTCCACGCCACCACAGTCCTGGGGGTGCGTCGCGATGGCATGGTCGCCCTGGGAGCCGATGGACAGATTACGTTCGGCGACATGATCCTGAAGCCGAACGCCAAGAAGCTGCGACGGCTCCAGCAGGGGCAGGTACTGGCAGGCTTTGCTGGCGCAGTCGCCGATGCGTTCACGCTGTTTGATCTCTTTGAGGATCGTCTTTCAGCGCATCATGGCGACCTCCGACAAGCCGCGGTCGCGCTGGCCCAGGACTGGCGTCGGGACCGGATCCTCCGGCGGCTGGAAGCGATGCTGATTGTCGCCAACCTGGAGCATCTGATCCTCATCAACGGGACCGGCGAAGTGATCGAGCCCACCGATGGCATCGCCGCGATCGGCTCCGGGAGCGGCTACGCCCTCGCCGCTGCCAGGAGCCTGGCCCGTCACTCCGACCTGTCGGCGGAAGCCATCGTGCGGGCAGCGATGGGCATCGCGGGTGAACTTTGCATCTACACCAACCAGGAGCTGCGACTGGAACTCCTGGGGGGCGGGGAATAG
- the proS gene encoding Proline--tRNA ligase, producing the protein MYRLAHYLLPTTKEDPAGAEIPSHKLMLRAGMIRQLMAGVHSHLPLLWRAIRKAQEIVREEQERIGAQELLMAALSPADLWQESGRWATFGDDMFRLKDRKQSDAALAPTHEEIITEHARAFIHSYRQLPQMWFQIQGKFRDEPRPRSGVLRGRQFIMKDAYSLDVDTAGLDVSYANQREAYQRTFRRCGIEFVIVGASSGLMGGSGSEEFMVLTPSGEDTIAVCPNCGYAANVEVAAGHLPPTGQTPPSAGALPAMTPVETPGQKSIDDVAGFLKVSPSQTLKSMLYVTQEATPRAVMVVVRGDHEVNVDRLTKVLGGVGVRPAHDAEVQQATGSPAGFISPVGLATGVMILLDQDILPEGAYVAGANRAEHHCTGVVPARDFPAFTREHLRLVAEGDLCVTCGGSLTVSRAIELGHIFKLGLRYSTTMGAMFLDAEGKQQPIVMGSYGIGMERIVACAIEQHHDDKGICFPLPLAPFHVAILALDPGDEAVLEAATALGGSLEAAGWDVVLDDREERPGVKFADADLIGLPFQVIIGRKGLGAGTLEIKRRRDGERENVPVAEVSSRLQTLLQEEAARYALPS; encoded by the coding sequence ATGTACCGACTCGCGCACTACCTCCTCCCCACCACCAAAGAAGACCCCGCCGGCGCGGAAATTCCGAGCCATAAGCTCATGCTCCGCGCCGGGATGATCCGGCAACTCATGGCCGGCGTACACAGTCACCTTCCGCTGTTGTGGCGCGCCATTCGCAAAGCCCAGGAGATCGTCCGGGAAGAGCAGGAGCGGATCGGCGCCCAGGAACTCCTGATGGCGGCCCTCAGCCCCGCCGATCTGTGGCAGGAGTCCGGGCGCTGGGCCACCTTCGGCGATGACATGTTCCGCCTCAAGGACCGCAAGCAGTCCGATGCAGCGCTGGCGCCGACCCATGAGGAGATCATCACCGAGCACGCCCGGGCGTTCATTCATTCGTACCGGCAGCTGCCGCAGATGTGGTTCCAGATTCAGGGAAAGTTCCGCGATGAACCGCGACCCCGGTCCGGGGTGCTCCGCGGACGGCAATTCATCATGAAAGACGCCTACTCGCTGGATGTCGACACGGCGGGCCTTGATGTGTCGTACGCCAATCAGCGGGAGGCGTACCAGCGGACCTTCCGTCGTTGCGGCATCGAGTTTGTCATTGTCGGGGCCTCTTCCGGACTCATGGGGGGCTCGGGCTCTGAAGAGTTCATGGTCCTGACCCCCAGCGGCGAGGACACCATCGCGGTCTGTCCGAACTGCGGGTACGCCGCGAATGTGGAAGTCGCCGCTGGCCATCTGCCCCCCACAGGGCAGACACCTCCTTCTGCGGGCGCATTGCCCGCCATGACGCCGGTCGAGACACCGGGGCAGAAGAGCATCGACGATGTGGCGGGCTTCCTGAAGGTGTCACCTTCTCAGACGCTGAAATCGATGCTCTATGTGACCCAGGAGGCGACTCCGCGGGCGGTCATGGTGGTCGTGCGTGGCGATCACGAGGTCAATGTCGATCGCCTGACGAAAGTGCTGGGGGGGGTGGGCGTACGCCCCGCCCATGACGCCGAGGTCCAGCAGGCCACAGGGTCTCCGGCGGGTTTCATTTCACCCGTAGGTCTGGCGACGGGTGTCATGATCCTCCTCGATCAGGACATCCTGCCCGAGGGGGCTTATGTCGCCGGGGCGAACCGCGCCGAGCACCACTGCACCGGGGTCGTGCCTGCCCGGGACTTCCCCGCCTTCACCCGGGAGCACCTCCGCCTCGTAGCGGAAGGCGACCTCTGTGTCACCTGTGGCGGGTCGCTGACCGTGAGTCGGGCCATCGAACTGGGGCATATCTTCAAACTGGGACTCCGCTACTCCACTACCATGGGAGCGATGTTCCTCGATGCCGAAGGGAAGCAGCAGCCGATTGTGATGGGCTCCTACGGCATCGGCATGGAGCGGATTGTCGCCTGCGCCATCGAGCAGCATCACGATGACAAGGGGATCTGCTTCCCCCTGCCCCTCGCGCCGTTCCATGTCGCGATCCTGGCGCTTGATCCGGGTGATGAAGCTGTACTGGAGGCCGCGACCGCCCTCGGTGGCAGTCTTGAGGCTGCGGGGTGGGATGTCGTGCTCGATGACCGGGAAGAGCGTCCGGGTGTCAAGTTCGCCGACGCGGACCTCATCGGCCTGCCGTTCCAGGTCATTATCGGTCGCAAGGGCCTGGGTGCCGGCACGCTGGAGATCAAGCGGCGTCGCGATGGCGAGCGGGAAAATGTCCCGGTCGCTGAGGTCAGCAGCCGTCTGCAGACCCTCTTACAGGAAGAGGCGGCCCGGTACGCCCTCCCCTCCTGA
- the fbp_2 gene encoding FK506-binding protein gives MSEYTTDSGLRITIVKAGSGPAVEQSSTVTVNYTGWLEDGTAFDSNVDPAFGHVEPFTLRGIRGVIAGWQEGLLGMQAGEVRKLWIPSDLAYGKRGAPGAIPPDANLIFEIELVDLR, from the coding sequence ATGAGCGAGTACACCACCGACAGCGGTTTGCGTATCACCATTGTCAAAGCGGGGAGCGGCCCGGCGGTCGAGCAGTCCAGCACAGTCACGGTGAACTACACCGGCTGGCTGGAGGACGGCACCGCGTTCGATTCCAACGTCGATCCGGCGTTCGGTCATGTGGAGCCCTTCACGTTGCGGGGTATTCGCGGGGTCATCGCCGGCTGGCAGGAGGGGCTGTTGGGAATGCAGGCCGGGGAGGTCCGGAAGCTCTGGATTCCCAGCGACCTGGCGTATGGCAAGCGGGGTGCGCCGGGGGCCATTCCGCCGGACGCGAATCTGATCTTTGAGATCGAACTGGTGGACCTGCGGTAA
- the clpY gene encoding ATP-dependent protease ATPase subunit ClpY, with amino-acid sequence MGVSLSSQETLTPATTSPPDLTPQDLTPRRIVELLDAHLIGQSRAKRAVAVALRNRDRRQRVAGTLREDITPRNILLIGPTGVGKTELARRLAELAGAPFLKVEATGFTEVGYVGRNVESMIADLFEVGLQLAKQQCEADAAAVVARTVAGRLLDLVHPWPKRQGKWEDQQRPDAVPAEESLFGVALVPADESQEQRYPQDARVREQLALDLAAGKLESRIVAVPVEEHAFPQGLPSAGSDQESAMTEVLSRMFAPRRRRRRMPVREAREVLTAQELARCCDQATITQRARLLVEQHGIIFLDEIDKIAEPERGPAGSRVSREGVQRDLLPLIEGTTIRTRYGPVRTDHILFIAAGAFHLARPEALIPELQGRFPVQVTLDSLGVAEFVRILTEPRSALTKQYIALLATDGVELSFMPDGLQALAERAVQLNRTQQDIGARRLQQLLERVVEEVAFNAPEGSPQQVDIDSAYVLQVLGAAPTDRGLDSYIL; translated from the coding sequence ATGGGCGTATCACTCTCATCGCAGGAGACCCTCACTCCCGCTACCACATCGCCGCCCGACCTGACGCCGCAGGATCTGACACCGCGTCGGATTGTGGAATTGCTGGACGCCCATCTGATCGGGCAGAGTCGTGCCAAGCGGGCGGTAGCGGTAGCCCTCCGCAATCGTGATCGACGTCAGCGAGTCGCGGGCACCCTCCGCGAAGACATCACGCCGCGCAACATCCTGTTGATTGGTCCCACGGGCGTGGGCAAGACCGAACTGGCACGTCGCCTCGCGGAACTGGCAGGCGCACCGTTCCTCAAAGTGGAAGCGACAGGCTTTACCGAAGTTGGCTATGTCGGCCGCAATGTGGAGTCGATGATCGCGGACCTTTTCGAGGTCGGCCTCCAACTGGCGAAGCAACAGTGCGAGGCGGACGCTGCCGCAGTGGTGGCGCGGACAGTCGCTGGCCGACTGCTCGATCTCGTGCATCCCTGGCCCAAACGGCAGGGGAAATGGGAAGACCAGCAGCGCCCCGACGCAGTTCCGGCCGAGGAGTCGCTCTTCGGCGTCGCCCTGGTGCCAGCCGATGAATCGCAGGAGCAGCGCTACCCACAGGATGCCCGGGTCCGGGAGCAACTGGCGCTCGACCTCGCCGCCGGGAAGCTGGAATCGCGGATCGTGGCGGTCCCGGTGGAAGAGCACGCCTTTCCCCAGGGTCTGCCTTCGGCGGGAAGCGACCAGGAATCCGCCATGACCGAAGTCCTGAGTCGCATGTTTGCACCGCGACGTCGGCGACGCCGGATGCCGGTGCGGGAAGCCCGGGAAGTCCTCACCGCGCAGGAGCTCGCCCGCTGCTGCGACCAGGCGACCATCACCCAACGGGCGCGGCTGCTGGTGGAACAGCACGGCATCATCTTCCTGGACGAGATCGACAAGATTGCCGAACCGGAACGGGGACCGGCCGGGAGTCGGGTGTCACGGGAGGGGGTCCAGCGGGATCTGTTGCCGCTCATTGAGGGGACCACCATCCGGACGCGCTACGGCCCGGTTAGGACTGACCACATTCTGTTCATCGCTGCCGGGGCGTTTCATCTGGCACGTCCCGAAGCGCTGATCCCGGAGCTGCAGGGACGCTTCCCGGTGCAGGTCACCCTCGACAGCCTGGGAGTCGCGGAGTTCGTCCGGATCCTGACGGAGCCCCGGAGCGCCCTGACAAAGCAATACATCGCCCTGCTGGCAACTGATGGCGTCGAACTCAGTTTTATGCCAGACGGGCTCCAGGCGCTGGCGGAGCGGGCGGTGCAGCTGAATCGCACGCAGCAGGACATCGGGGCGCGACGGCTTCAGCAGTTGCTGGAGCGCGTGGTGGAAGAGGTTGCGTTCAATGCGCCGGAGGGGTCGCCGCAGCAGGTGGACATCGACAGCGCCTATGTGCTGCAGGTGCTCGGCGCGGCCCCGACCGACCGCGGACTGGACTCGTACATTCTTTAG
- the metE gene encoding 5-methyltetrahydropteroyltriglutamate--homocysteine methyltransferase, which yields MVLATNLGCPRIGPKRELKKALEQFWAGTIGEEELWPVGESLRRQNWELQRDLGLAHIPANDFSWYDHVLDTAALVGAVPSRYRWTGTWLNPVTYFAMARGRQDRSGNGDALDVPAMEMTKWFDTNYHYIVPEFHPDTDFRIGFLKPIEEYEEAARLGIQTRPVLLGPVSFLLLGKTHAADFKALDLLPKLLPVYAKVLRLLWAVGAEWVQIDEPCLVLDLDPAAKQAYRTAYRALRDAAPGLKLLLATYFGDLEDNLDLALSLPLDALHLDLVRGPGQLDRALDKVHASMALSLGVVDGRNVWRTDLDAAIATVQKAVQALGTDRVMVGPSCSLLTSPVDLESEEQLDPELKSWLAFAKQKLQEIQLIARAVNEGEGAVADELAASRAAIAARKASPRIHRPEVKAREAAVTEADLTRQAVYATRALAQRERLQLPLFPTTTIGSFPQTKDIRAQRAAFKSGKLDQAAYEAFLKEQIAECVRIQESLGLDVFVHGEAERTDMVEYFGELLDGVAITSNGWVQSYGSRCVRPPIIYGDITRPEAMTVPWSVYAQSLTTKPMKGMLTGPVTILQWAFVRDDQPRAVTCRQLGLAIRDEVVDLEQAGISVIQIDEPAIREGLPLRRHAWGEYLQWAIDAFRLAAAGVRNETQIHTHMCYSEFNDMIDSIARMDADVISMETSRSQMELLDAFATFQYPNEIGPGVYDIHSPRVPAEEEMSALLARALEVLSPQQLWVNPDCGLKTRRWEEVLPALEHMVAAARSLRTKVGEAVAV from the coding sequence ATGGTTCTTGCAACAAATCTCGGCTGTCCCCGCATCGGACCGAAGCGGGAACTCAAAAAAGCGCTGGAGCAGTTCTGGGCTGGCACGATAGGCGAGGAGGAACTCTGGCCGGTTGGCGAGTCCCTGCGTCGGCAGAACTGGGAGCTGCAGCGCGACCTGGGGCTGGCGCACATCCCGGCCAATGACTTCTCCTGGTACGACCATGTGCTGGACACCGCCGCGCTGGTCGGGGCGGTGCCTTCGCGCTATCGCTGGACCGGGACCTGGCTCAATCCGGTCACGTACTTCGCGATGGCTCGTGGACGCCAGGATCGGTCCGGCAACGGCGATGCCCTGGATGTCCCGGCCATGGAAATGACCAAATGGTTTGACACCAACTATCACTACATCGTGCCGGAGTTCCATCCCGACACCGACTTCCGGATCGGGTTTCTGAAGCCAATCGAGGAGTACGAAGAAGCGGCACGGCTGGGTATCCAGACCCGTCCGGTGCTGCTGGGTCCGGTGTCGTTCCTCCTGCTTGGCAAAACCCATGCCGCTGACTTCAAAGCACTGGACCTGCTGCCGAAGCTGCTGCCGGTTTATGCCAAGGTCCTCCGCCTCCTCTGGGCAGTCGGCGCAGAGTGGGTGCAGATCGATGAGCCCTGCCTGGTCCTGGATCTTGATCCTGCCGCGAAGCAGGCCTACCGCACCGCCTATCGGGCGTTGCGGGATGCGGCACCGGGACTGAAGCTCCTTTTGGCCACTTACTTTGGGGACCTGGAAGATAACCTCGACCTCGCCCTGAGTCTCCCGCTCGATGCGCTGCATCTGGACCTCGTCCGGGGTCCTGGCCAGCTTGACCGGGCGCTGGACAAAGTCCACGCCTCCATGGCGCTGTCGCTGGGTGTGGTCGATGGCCGCAATGTCTGGCGGACGGACCTGGATGCCGCCATAGCGACCGTACAGAAAGCAGTACAGGCGCTGGGCACCGACCGGGTCATGGTGGGACCCTCCTGCTCGCTGTTGACGTCGCCGGTTGATCTCGAAAGCGAAGAGCAGCTCGACCCCGAGCTGAAAAGCTGGCTGGCGTTCGCAAAGCAAAAGCTGCAGGAGATTCAACTGATTGCCCGGGCGGTCAATGAGGGCGAGGGTGCGGTCGCCGACGAGCTGGCAGCCTCACGCGCTGCCATCGCTGCCCGGAAGGCCAGCCCCCGGATTCATCGTCCGGAGGTCAAGGCCCGGGAAGCGGCGGTCACCGAAGCCGATCTCACCCGCCAGGCCGTCTATGCCACCCGTGCCCTGGCGCAGCGGGAGCGGCTCCAGCTGCCCCTCTTCCCCACCACCACCATCGGGTCCTTCCCGCAAACAAAAGACATCCGGGCGCAGCGGGCGGCGTTTAAAAGCGGCAAGCTGGATCAGGCCGCGTATGAGGCGTTCCTGAAAGAGCAGATTGCCGAGTGTGTCCGAATCCAGGAATCCCTGGGGCTCGATGTCTTCGTGCATGGCGAAGCGGAACGGACCGACATGGTGGAGTACTTTGGGGAACTCCTCGATGGGGTCGCCATCACCAGCAATGGCTGGGTGCAGAGCTACGGCTCCCGCTGTGTGCGTCCGCCCATCATCTACGGCGACATCACCCGACCGGAAGCGATGACAGTCCCCTGGAGTGTCTACGCCCAGAGCCTCACCACGAAGCCGATGAAGGGGATGCTGACCGGCCCGGTCACGATCCTGCAGTGGGCCTTCGTGCGTGATGATCAGCCCCGGGCGGTCACCTGCCGTCAACTGGGACTGGCGATCCGCGATGAGGTCGTGGACCTGGAACAGGCGGGCATCAGCGTGATCCAGATCGATGAGCCGGCGATTCGCGAGGGGCTCCCCCTGCGACGTCATGCCTGGGGGGAGTATCTCCAGTGGGCCATCGATGCGTTCCGCCTCGCGGCCGCCGGGGTCCGGAACGAGACGCAGATCCACACGCACATGTGCTACTCCGAGTTCAACGACATGATCGACTCCATTGCCCGGATGGACGCCGATGTCATCAGTATGGAGACCAGCAGGTCGCAGATGGAGCTCCTCGATGCCTTCGCGACCTTCCAGTATCCGAACGAAATCGGTCCCGGCGTGTATGACATCCACTCGCCCCGCGTGCCGGCGGAAGAGGAGATGTCAGCGCTTCTGGCGCGGGCCCTGGAGGTGCTGTCGCCGCAGCAGCTCTGGGTGAATCCCGACTGCGGCCTGAAGACTCGTCGCTGGGAAGAAGTCCTGCCAGCGCTGGAACACATGGTGGCGGCGGCACGGTCGTTGCGTACCAAGGTCGGCGAGGCAGTCGCGGTGTAA
- the ftsX gene encoding Cell division protein FtsX, whose translation MPTTWNFFWTECFTSLVRHRSATITTLLQCISSLTVLGICLAFIINANYITLNFLNSLELVAFLRPEVTTAEAERLQVELTSVPGIAVVRYVNKEEAYRRAQELLSFPVSDMLGEGNPFPASFEIRATHAAALEHLQTYLQQVGAVEEVIGPGKYSTILPVMFFIQAACFFLTLILAGTTLFTIKNTIQLAIMVRRPEIRVMQLVGATPAFVRIPFLLEGLIYGTVGALVAWVVVTGSYAAIEGWILAKSPLTILARLPMVAFNELLVLSTVGALVGLMGALVSVDRHLTEKYLYSSPAGGTS comes from the coding sequence ATGCCGACGACCTGGAACTTCTTCTGGACTGAGTGCTTCACCAGCCTGGTCCGGCACCGGAGCGCCACCATCACCACGCTCCTGCAGTGCATCAGTTCCCTCACCGTGCTGGGGATCTGTCTGGCGTTCATCATCAATGCCAACTACATCACCCTGAACTTTCTCAACAGCCTCGAGTTGGTGGCGTTTCTGCGACCCGAAGTCACCACCGCTGAAGCTGAGCGCCTGCAGGTGGAACTGACATCCGTGCCCGGCATCGCGGTGGTGCGCTATGTAAACAAAGAAGAAGCCTACCGCCGGGCCCAGGAACTGCTGAGCTTTCCGGTGAGCGACATGCTCGGGGAGGGAAATCCTTTCCCGGCATCGTTCGAGATTCGCGCCACCCATGCCGCGGCCCTGGAGCACCTGCAGACCTATCTGCAGCAGGTGGGAGCTGTCGAGGAAGTCATCGGTCCCGGAAAGTACTCCACCATCCTGCCGGTCATGTTCTTCATCCAGGCCGCCTGCTTCTTTCTGACACTGATCCTGGCGGGCACGACGCTCTTCACGATCAAGAACACGATTCAGCTCGCCATCATGGTCCGGCGTCCTGAGATCCGCGTGATGCAGCTGGTCGGCGCGACTCCCGCGTTCGTCCGGATTCCCTTCCTGCTGGAGGGGCTGATCTACGGCACGGTCGGTGCGCTGGTCGCGTGGGTCGTTGTCACCGGGTCCTATGCCGCCATCGAAGGCTGGATCCTCGCCAAGAGTCCCCTGACGATCCTCGCCCGACTGCCGATGGTGGCGTTCAACGAATTGTTGGTCCTGAGTACAGTAGGTGCGCTGGTCGGACTCATGGGAGCGCTGGTAAGTGTCGACCGCCACCTCACGGAGAAGTACCTCTATTCTTCCCCGGCAGGAGGTACGTCCTGA
- the atoC_4 gene encoding Regulatory protein AtoC: MMSGHAMIEDAVRATQIGAFDFLEKPITLDKLLITVENARKLKRATQEVSQLRHQVSEQPDFLWKSPAMVELMGQVSRVAPTAGRVLITGENGTGKERVAHAIHQGSPRASHPFIRVNCAAIPSELIESELFGHVKGAFTDAQQDKPGKFELAHRGSILLDEIGDMSLQTQAKVLRVLEQQEFQRVGGAETIRVDVRVIAATNKNLPQLVDQGEFRQDLYYRLNVVPLTVPPLRSRREDIPVLAEYYGQYLAQQMGLAARKFTPGALEALAAYDWPGNVRELRNMIERVCIMVPQETVGVEEIQAMFRQDLPGSQASRTQERWTEEGIRIVVPAGLTFREAEEYFGGEYIKATLTAQQQNVAATARELGLERSYLYKKMKALGIEREEAEVN, from the coding sequence ATGATGTCCGGCCACGCCATGATCGAAGACGCGGTCCGGGCGACCCAGATCGGGGCCTTTGATTTCCTCGAAAAGCCCATCACCCTCGACAAACTGCTAATCACGGTCGAGAACGCCCGCAAGCTGAAGCGTGCCACGCAGGAAGTGTCACAACTGCGGCATCAGGTGAGCGAGCAGCCGGACTTCCTCTGGAAAAGTCCGGCGATGGTGGAACTGATGGGGCAGGTCTCCCGGGTGGCTCCGACCGCCGGACGGGTCCTCATCACGGGGGAGAACGGGACCGGCAAGGAGCGAGTCGCACACGCGATTCATCAGGGATCCCCCCGGGCGTCGCATCCCTTCATCCGGGTGAACTGCGCCGCCATTCCTTCGGAACTCATCGAGAGCGAACTCTTCGGCCATGTGAAGGGGGCGTTCACCGATGCCCAGCAGGACAAGCCGGGCAAGTTCGAACTCGCCCATCGGGGGAGCATCCTGCTCGACGAAATCGGCGACATGTCGCTGCAGACTCAGGCGAAGGTTCTTCGGGTCCTGGAGCAGCAGGAGTTTCAGCGGGTCGGTGGGGCGGAAACGATTCGGGTCGATGTCCGGGTCATCGCCGCGACGAACAAGAATCTGCCGCAGCTGGTCGATCAGGGCGAGTTCCGTCAGGACCTCTACTACCGCCTGAATGTCGTGCCGCTGACGGTGCCACCGCTTCGTTCGCGACGGGAAGACATTCCGGTCCTGGCGGAATACTACGGGCAGTATCTGGCCCAGCAGATGGGCCTGGCGGCCCGCAAGTTCACGCCGGGAGCCCTGGAAGCACTGGCAGCCTACGACTGGCCCGGCAATGTCCGGGAGCTGCGGAACATGATCGAGCGGGTCTGCATCATGGTCCCGCAGGAGACGGTCGGGGTGGAGGAGATCCAGGCGATGTTTCGCCAGGATCTTCCGGGCTCGCAGGCCAGCCGAACCCAGGAGCGCTGGACCGAGGAGGGCATCCGGATCGTGGTCCCCGCCGGGCTCACCTTTCGGGAGGCGGAGGAGTACTTCGGCGGGGAGTACATCAAAGCGACTCTGACCGCGCAGCAACAGAATGTCGCCGCCACCGCCCGGGAACTCGGGCTGGAGCGGAGCTATCTCTACAAAAAGATGAAAGCGCTGGGGATCGAACGGGAAGAGGCCGAAGTCAACTGA